A region from the Canis lupus dingo isolate Sandy chromosome X, ASM325472v2, whole genome shotgun sequence genome encodes:
- the PJA1 gene encoding E3 ubiquitin-protein ligase Praja-1 isoform X1, with the protein MGQESSKPVWPKPAGGYQSNTGRRYGRGHAYVSFRPSSSQQDRISSQRKTTSEVPMHRSAPSQTTKRSRSPFSITRRSWEDSESSGASLNVDNEDYSRYPPREYRASGSRRGLAYGHVDSFGADDSEEEGAGPVERAPVRGKTGKFKDDKPYDPEKGARSLAGVAPQFSSFKRDVREELDKLDPAPAARCSVSRAEFLQQNSMASQTSAEGKVATRGDSRESQRREQNFPAHPSRAPVSICGGGENTPKSAEEPVVRPKIRNLASPNCVKPKIFFDTDDDDDMPHSTSRWRDTANAEGHSDGLARRARGESSGGYSELKYPEDKREARNDQVKPEKVPRRRRTMADPDFWTYSDDYYKYCDEDSDSDKEWTAALRRKYRGREQNLSSSGESWETLPGKEEHDSEQVRVNAGAGASASPGTGASAGSNSSSELEDLRGPPLQEEEHASPREREAPWLQYNENESSSEGDNESAQEYLQPGVFMLDGNNNLEDDSSVSEDLEVDWSLFDGFADGLGVAEAISYVDPQFLTYMALEERLAQAMETALAHLESLAVDVEVANPPASKESIDTLPEILVTEDHSAVGQEMCCPICCSEYVKGEVATELPCHHYFHKPCVSIWLQKSGTCPVCRCMFPPPL; encoded by the coding sequence ATGGGTCAGGAATCTAGCAAGCCCGTATGGCCCAAGCCAGCAGGAGGGTATCAGTCCAATACAGGCAGGAGGTATGGAAGAGGGCATGCTTATGTCAGTTTCAGGCCATCCTCGAGCCAGCAGGACAGGATttccagccagagaaagacaacatCCGAAGTCCCAATGCACAGATCAGCCCCCAGTCAAACCACCAAGAGGAGCCGGTCACCATTTTCCATCACCCGTCGTAGTTGGGAGGACAGTGAgagctctggagccagcctgAATGTTGATAATGAGGACTACTCCAGGTACCCACCGAGAGAGTACAGGGCTTCAGGTAGCAGAAGAGGATTGGCTTATGGACATGTTGACTCTTTTGGGGCAGATGATagtgaggaggagggggctgggcctGTTGAGCGAGCACCAGTTAGAGGGAAAACTGGCAAGTTTAAAGATGATAAGCCCTACGACCCAGAGAAAGGGGCCAGGTCTTTGGCTGGGGTGGCTCCACAGTTCTCTAGCTTTAAGCGTGATGTGAGAGAGGAGCTTGACAAGTTAGACCCGGCCCCTGCAGCAAGATGCTCTGTTAGCAGAGCTGAGTTCCTGCAGCAAAATAGCATGGCCTCTCAGACATCTGCTGAAGGCAAGGTGGCTACCCGTGGTGACAGCCGGGAGAGTCAGAGACGGGAGCAGAATTTCCCTGCACATCCCAGCAGGGCTCCTGTGAGTATTTGTGGTGGTGGGGAAAACACCCCCAAGAGTGCAGAGGAGCCGGTGGTGAGGCCTAAAATCAGAAATCTGGCGAGCCCCAACTGCgtgaaaccaaaaatattttttgatactgatgatgatgatgatatgcCACATAGTACTTCCAGGTGGAGGGATACAGCCAACGCTGAAGGCCACTCGGATGGCCTAGCAAGAAGAGCCAGAGGTGAGAGTTCAGGTGGCTACTCTGAGCTGAAGTACCCCGAAGACAAGAGGGAAGCCAGGAATGACCAAGTGAAGCCAGAAAAGGTACCAAGACGGCGGCGAACCATGGCTGACCCTGACTTCTGGACGTACAGCGACGATTACTACAAATACTGTGATGAAGACTCTGACAGTGACAAAGAGTGGACTGCTGCTCTGCGGCGGAAGTATCGAGGTCGAGAGCAGAATCTGTCGTCCAGTGGTGAAAGCTGGGAGACTCTGCCAGGGAAAGAGGAGCACGACTCTGAGCAGGTCAGAGTGAATGCTGGCGCCGGCGCCAGTGCCAGCCCGGGTACCGGCGCCAGCGCCGGCAGCAACAGCAGCAGTGAACTGGAAGACCTCCGAGGACCACCTCTTCAGGAAGAGGAACACGCATCCCCCAGAGAACGAGAAGCTCCTTGGCTCCAGTACAACGAAAATGAGAGTAGCAGTGAGGGGGATAATGAATCTGCTCAGGAGTATCTACAGCCTGGGGTGTTCATGCTCGATGGAAACAACAATCTTGAAGATGACTCCAGCGTGAGTGAAGACCTAGAAGTGGATTGGAGCCTCTTTGATGGGTTCGCAGATGGCTTGGGGGTGGCCGAAGCCATTTCCTACGTGGATCCTCAGTTTCTCACCTACATGGCACTTGAAGAACGCCTGGCCCAGGCAATGGAAACTGCCCTGGCGCACCTAGAGTCTCTCGCAGTGGACGTGGAGGTGGCCAACCCACCGGCGAGCAAGGAGAGCATCGACACTCTCCCTGAGATCCTGGTCACTGAAGATCACAGTGCAGTGGGGCAGGAAATGTGTTGCCCCATCTGTTGTAGTGAATATGTGAAGGGGGAGGTGGCAACTGAGCTGCCTTGCCACCACTATTTCCACAAGCCGTGTGTGTCCATCTGGCTTCAGAAATCAGGCACCTGCCCTGTGTGCCGCTGCATGTTCCCTCCCCCGCTCTAA
- the PJA1 gene encoding E3 ubiquitin-protein ligase Praja-1 isoform X3 yields MGQESSKPVWPKPAGGYQSNTGRRYGRGHAYVSFRPSSSQQDRISSQRKTTSEVPMHRSAPSQTTKRSRSPFSITRRSWEDSESSGASLNVDNEDYSSTSRWRDTANAEGHSDGLARRARGESSGGYSELKYPEDKREARNDQVKPEKVPRRRRTMADPDFWTYSDDYYKYCDEDSDSDKEWTAALRRKYRGREQNLSSSGESWETLPGKEEHDSEQVRVNAGAGASASPGTGASAGSNSSSELEDLRGPPLQEEEHASPREREAPWLQYNENESSSEGDNESAQEYLQPGVFMLDGNNNLEDDSSVSEDLEVDWSLFDGFADGLGVAEAISYVDPQFLTYMALEERLAQAMETALAHLESLAVDVEVANPPASKESIDTLPEILVTEDHSAVGQEMCCPICCSEYVKGEVATELPCHHYFHKPCVSIWLQKSGTCPVCRCMFPPPL; encoded by the exons ATGGGTCAGGAATCTAGCAAGCCCGTATGGCCCAAGCCAGCAGGAGGGTATCAGTCCAATACAGGCAGGAGGTATGGAAGAGGGCATGCTTATGTCAGTTTCAGGCCATCCTCGAGCCAGCAGGACAGGATttccagccagagaaagacaacatCCGAAGTCCCAATGCACAGATCAGCCCCCAGTCAAACCACCAAGAGGAGCCGGTCACCATTTTCCATCACCCGTCGTAGTTGGGAGGACAGTGAgagctctggagccagcctgAATGTTGATAATGAGGACTACTCCAG TACTTCCAGGTGGAGGGATACAGCCAACGCTGAAGGCCACTCGGATGGCCTAGCAAGAAGAGCCAGAGGTGAGAGTTCAGGTGGCTACTCTGAGCTGAAGTACCCCGAAGACAAGAGGGAAGCCAGGAATGACCAAGTGAAGCCAGAAAAGGTACCAAGACGGCGGCGAACCATGGCTGACCCTGACTTCTGGACGTACAGCGACGATTACTACAAATACTGTGATGAAGACTCTGACAGTGACAAAGAGTGGACTGCTGCTCTGCGGCGGAAGTATCGAGGTCGAGAGCAGAATCTGTCGTCCAGTGGTGAAAGCTGGGAGACTCTGCCAGGGAAAGAGGAGCACGACTCTGAGCAGGTCAGAGTGAATGCTGGCGCCGGCGCCAGTGCCAGCCCGGGTACCGGCGCCAGCGCCGGCAGCAACAGCAGCAGTGAACTGGAAGACCTCCGAGGACCACCTCTTCAGGAAGAGGAACACGCATCCCCCAGAGAACGAGAAGCTCCTTGGCTCCAGTACAACGAAAATGAGAGTAGCAGTGAGGGGGATAATGAATCTGCTCAGGAGTATCTACAGCCTGGGGTGTTCATGCTCGATGGAAACAACAATCTTGAAGATGACTCCAGCGTGAGTGAAGACCTAGAAGTGGATTGGAGCCTCTTTGATGGGTTCGCAGATGGCTTGGGGGTGGCCGAAGCCATTTCCTACGTGGATCCTCAGTTTCTCACCTACATGGCACTTGAAGAACGCCTGGCCCAGGCAATGGAAACTGCCCTGGCGCACCTAGAGTCTCTCGCAGTGGACGTGGAGGTGGCCAACCCACCGGCGAGCAAGGAGAGCATCGACACTCTCCCTGAGATCCTGGTCACTGAAGATCACAGTGCAGTGGGGCAGGAAATGTGTTGCCCCATCTGTTGTAGTGAATATGTGAAGGGGGAGGTGGCAACTGAGCTGCCTTGCCACCACTATTTCCACAAGCCGTGTGTGTCCATCTGGCTTCAGAAATCAGGCACCTGCCCTGTGTGCCGCTGCATGTTCCCTCCCCCGCTCTAA
- the PJA1 gene encoding E3 ubiquitin-protein ligase Praja-1 isoform X2 has translation MHRSAPSQTTKRSRSPFSITRRSWEDSESSGASLNVDNEDYSRYPPREYRASGSRRGLAYGHVDSFGADDSEEEGAGPVERAPVRGKTGKFKDDKPYDPEKGARSLAGVAPQFSSFKRDVREELDKLDPAPAARCSVSRAEFLQQNSMASQTSAEGKVATRGDSRESQRREQNFPAHPSRAPVSICGGGENTPKSAEEPVVRPKIRNLASPNCVKPKIFFDTDDDDDMPHSTSRWRDTANAEGHSDGLARRARGESSGGYSELKYPEDKREARNDQVKPEKVPRRRRTMADPDFWTYSDDYYKYCDEDSDSDKEWTAALRRKYRGREQNLSSSGESWETLPGKEEHDSEQVRVNAGAGASASPGTGASAGSNSSSELEDLRGPPLQEEEHASPREREAPWLQYNENESSSEGDNESAQEYLQPGVFMLDGNNNLEDDSSVSEDLEVDWSLFDGFADGLGVAEAISYVDPQFLTYMALEERLAQAMETALAHLESLAVDVEVANPPASKESIDTLPEILVTEDHSAVGQEMCCPICCSEYVKGEVATELPCHHYFHKPCVSIWLQKSGTCPVCRCMFPPPL, from the coding sequence ATGCACAGATCAGCCCCCAGTCAAACCACCAAGAGGAGCCGGTCACCATTTTCCATCACCCGTCGTAGTTGGGAGGACAGTGAgagctctggagccagcctgAATGTTGATAATGAGGACTACTCCAGGTACCCACCGAGAGAGTACAGGGCTTCAGGTAGCAGAAGAGGATTGGCTTATGGACATGTTGACTCTTTTGGGGCAGATGATagtgaggaggagggggctgggcctGTTGAGCGAGCACCAGTTAGAGGGAAAACTGGCAAGTTTAAAGATGATAAGCCCTACGACCCAGAGAAAGGGGCCAGGTCTTTGGCTGGGGTGGCTCCACAGTTCTCTAGCTTTAAGCGTGATGTGAGAGAGGAGCTTGACAAGTTAGACCCGGCCCCTGCAGCAAGATGCTCTGTTAGCAGAGCTGAGTTCCTGCAGCAAAATAGCATGGCCTCTCAGACATCTGCTGAAGGCAAGGTGGCTACCCGTGGTGACAGCCGGGAGAGTCAGAGACGGGAGCAGAATTTCCCTGCACATCCCAGCAGGGCTCCTGTGAGTATTTGTGGTGGTGGGGAAAACACCCCCAAGAGTGCAGAGGAGCCGGTGGTGAGGCCTAAAATCAGAAATCTGGCGAGCCCCAACTGCgtgaaaccaaaaatattttttgatactgatgatgatgatgatatgcCACATAGTACTTCCAGGTGGAGGGATACAGCCAACGCTGAAGGCCACTCGGATGGCCTAGCAAGAAGAGCCAGAGGTGAGAGTTCAGGTGGCTACTCTGAGCTGAAGTACCCCGAAGACAAGAGGGAAGCCAGGAATGACCAAGTGAAGCCAGAAAAGGTACCAAGACGGCGGCGAACCATGGCTGACCCTGACTTCTGGACGTACAGCGACGATTACTACAAATACTGTGATGAAGACTCTGACAGTGACAAAGAGTGGACTGCTGCTCTGCGGCGGAAGTATCGAGGTCGAGAGCAGAATCTGTCGTCCAGTGGTGAAAGCTGGGAGACTCTGCCAGGGAAAGAGGAGCACGACTCTGAGCAGGTCAGAGTGAATGCTGGCGCCGGCGCCAGTGCCAGCCCGGGTACCGGCGCCAGCGCCGGCAGCAACAGCAGCAGTGAACTGGAAGACCTCCGAGGACCACCTCTTCAGGAAGAGGAACACGCATCCCCCAGAGAACGAGAAGCTCCTTGGCTCCAGTACAACGAAAATGAGAGTAGCAGTGAGGGGGATAATGAATCTGCTCAGGAGTATCTACAGCCTGGGGTGTTCATGCTCGATGGAAACAACAATCTTGAAGATGACTCCAGCGTGAGTGAAGACCTAGAAGTGGATTGGAGCCTCTTTGATGGGTTCGCAGATGGCTTGGGGGTGGCCGAAGCCATTTCCTACGTGGATCCTCAGTTTCTCACCTACATGGCACTTGAAGAACGCCTGGCCCAGGCAATGGAAACTGCCCTGGCGCACCTAGAGTCTCTCGCAGTGGACGTGGAGGTGGCCAACCCACCGGCGAGCAAGGAGAGCATCGACACTCTCCCTGAGATCCTGGTCACTGAAGATCACAGTGCAGTGGGGCAGGAAATGTGTTGCCCCATCTGTTGTAGTGAATATGTGAAGGGGGAGGTGGCAACTGAGCTGCCTTGCCACCACTATTTCCACAAGCCGTGTGTGTCCATCTGGCTTCAGAAATCAGGCACCTGCCCTGTGTGCCGCTGCATGTTCCCTCCCCCGCTCTAA
- the PJA1 gene encoding E3 ubiquitin-protein ligase Praja-1 isoform X4 codes for MHRSAPSQTTKRSRSPFSITRRSWEDSESSGASLNVDNEDYSSTSRWRDTANAEGHSDGLARRARGESSGGYSELKYPEDKREARNDQVKPEKVPRRRRTMADPDFWTYSDDYYKYCDEDSDSDKEWTAALRRKYRGREQNLSSSGESWETLPGKEEHDSEQVRVNAGAGASASPGTGASAGSNSSSELEDLRGPPLQEEEHASPREREAPWLQYNENESSSEGDNESAQEYLQPGVFMLDGNNNLEDDSSVSEDLEVDWSLFDGFADGLGVAEAISYVDPQFLTYMALEERLAQAMETALAHLESLAVDVEVANPPASKESIDTLPEILVTEDHSAVGQEMCCPICCSEYVKGEVATELPCHHYFHKPCVSIWLQKSGTCPVCRCMFPPPL; via the exons ATGCACAGATCAGCCCCCAGTCAAACCACCAAGAGGAGCCGGTCACCATTTTCCATCACCCGTCGTAGTTGGGAGGACAGTGAgagctctggagccagcctgAATGTTGATAATGAGGACTACTCCAG TACTTCCAGGTGGAGGGATACAGCCAACGCTGAAGGCCACTCGGATGGCCTAGCAAGAAGAGCCAGAGGTGAGAGTTCAGGTGGCTACTCTGAGCTGAAGTACCCCGAAGACAAGAGGGAAGCCAGGAATGACCAAGTGAAGCCAGAAAAGGTACCAAGACGGCGGCGAACCATGGCTGACCCTGACTTCTGGACGTACAGCGACGATTACTACAAATACTGTGATGAAGACTCTGACAGTGACAAAGAGTGGACTGCTGCTCTGCGGCGGAAGTATCGAGGTCGAGAGCAGAATCTGTCGTCCAGTGGTGAAAGCTGGGAGACTCTGCCAGGGAAAGAGGAGCACGACTCTGAGCAGGTCAGAGTGAATGCTGGCGCCGGCGCCAGTGCCAGCCCGGGTACCGGCGCCAGCGCCGGCAGCAACAGCAGCAGTGAACTGGAAGACCTCCGAGGACCACCTCTTCAGGAAGAGGAACACGCATCCCCCAGAGAACGAGAAGCTCCTTGGCTCCAGTACAACGAAAATGAGAGTAGCAGTGAGGGGGATAATGAATCTGCTCAGGAGTATCTACAGCCTGGGGTGTTCATGCTCGATGGAAACAACAATCTTGAAGATGACTCCAGCGTGAGTGAAGACCTAGAAGTGGATTGGAGCCTCTTTGATGGGTTCGCAGATGGCTTGGGGGTGGCCGAAGCCATTTCCTACGTGGATCCTCAGTTTCTCACCTACATGGCACTTGAAGAACGCCTGGCCCAGGCAATGGAAACTGCCCTGGCGCACCTAGAGTCTCTCGCAGTGGACGTGGAGGTGGCCAACCCACCGGCGAGCAAGGAGAGCATCGACACTCTCCCTGAGATCCTGGTCACTGAAGATCACAGTGCAGTGGGGCAGGAAATGTGTTGCCCCATCTGTTGTAGTGAATATGTGAAGGGGGAGGTGGCAACTGAGCTGCCTTGCCACCACTATTTCCACAAGCCGTGTGTGTCCATCTGGCTTCAGAAATCAGGCACCTGCCCTGTGTGCCGCTGCATGTTCCCTCCCCCGCTCTAA